Sequence from the Tripterygium wilfordii isolate XIE 37 chromosome 10, ASM1340144v1, whole genome shotgun sequence genome:
TTACAGCTCCATGTATAGGTAATTGTAACAAGGAGTTACCAATAAGCAGATAATAAAGCACAAGCAGACAATTAAAGCAGTACAGGCACAATGCAAATAGTAGACTTATCATATCACGCAGGTAATGCAAAGCTCTCCTGCGTCCATTGGGGAGGATCCATAACTGCACAAAGATCTGATTTCTCGAAGTCAGCAACCTAGAGGAAACAATGGCAGAGACCAGTGATAATGTTAAACTAACAAAGTATATCGTCAAACAACTACGATCAGGGTAAAGCAAGGGAAACTGACGGGCAACATACCTTTTCTTTGCAGCTCGGGCAATAGTGATACTTGTGCCAAAGGCAGTCCATTGAAGGGCAAAGGAAGCAAATTCCAAGCATAAATGGCATCATGCATCCAACCACAGCTGCCAAACTTGGCTTTGATCTGCATTGCAAATAATTGTCATAAGATGTATTAGGATGACAACTTCAGTGATAAGAAAAAAGCAATTGCTGATAAGTGATAACTGACAAGACTTTGCAGGGAATTAGAAATTCCCCCTCCCTCCCCCAACATAGAACAATTGAAGAAATAAGGTACAACTAGAATTTTATTGACTATCCAAACCAATTATACTTTATAAACCTtatcagttttcttttttccttaacCTGCTTCTAGAAGATAATCTGTTTGATAATCTCAATATcattagggaaaaaaagaatTTCGACATGTACATCAAAAGGCACTTTTTATACAATGTTTTACCacataattttcattttttgagaaTCAGAATCACGGCATAGAGTACAAGGATGTCTTCATCGCGCCAAATTATTCATTATTTCCTTTACAAACagattaaataataattagcatctacaaagaacaagaaaatatatatattcttttgttCAGGTGGACGGaactttatttttctatttttattataaCCTCAACCTAAGGATGCTTTTCTCAAAATATAAGATATTACCTGTTCTCAAAAAACATTGCATGTGAGGCCAATTAAGAATTTCAGCATAATGATACTATCTGTAAATCTATTATAAAGTCCTCTGATTCAACAAAATCCAGCTGACAAAGTTTATGACAGTGTTGCTAT
This genomic interval carries:
- the LOC120006823 gene encoding GSH-induced LITAF domain protein, with product MAKKDEPVLGVPYYVRENPYQRGMVPPNAVFGDPKGIPIQQTIYRDTPAPINCAFCGSSGVTTVKSKPSLAAVVGCMMPFMLGICFLCPSMDCLWHKYHYCPSCKEKVADFEKSDLCAVMDPPQWTQESFALPA